AGTGGGCCTCTTGAACCCACGCTGCGCATGCTCAGTGGGCCACTTGAACCCACTCTGCGCATGCGCAGTGGGCCACTTGGACTCACTCCCATGACGGTCAGATGTACTGATCTCCTCGGTTCTGGATCGATCAGCCTCCCTCAGCTCTCGGGCTTGTCCTTGTTGGGTCCCATGAAGTCCAGTCCGTCCACCGGGATGTCCTTGTCCCGGATGGCGGTCTGCACGCAGCGCTGGTAGCTCTTGAAGCTCTCGGTGCACGGGTCCCCGCTCCGGTCTCCCTTCAGGAACTGCTCCGCGAACCAGCGGTTGAAGCACTGGTCGTACTCCCGCTTGAGCTCGGTGCAGGCCTCTCCGACGCTGTTCATCTCCTCTCCGGCCGCAGCTGAAGTCCTTCAGAGAGTCAGAAGAcacgacgaggaggaggaggaagaagaagaagaagaagaagaagagacaatATGGAGGATTTTATTCTTAACTGCGTCAACACGAACTCTCCTTGAACCGCGAcatgtgattggctgctggTTTGAGAGCGACGTAGTAACGTAATGGCGTCACGACGTGTCAAAGATATTGCGTTGAGAGAGAGGAATCACTCTGAGATTCAAGAtacaagattcaagagttttatttgccatttgcacctttaagtacattggaattctgagcaattcttattatttttattgatttacatTCATATTCTTGTTTCTCTGTACCATTTTCTTGAGTATATGTCTGCAATGTTTgtatatttgaatgtttttttttcaataaagatTAAgaaacccccccccaccccctgaGGAATGACAGCGTcgtttttttgtacttttcgTTTGATGCTCAAATAAAGCTCATGAGCTTGTAAACATACAATGTTTGCAGTAGGCTTACTTCTTGCACCATTAACTAATCTATCTGTAACTGgtcccccgagccatcaaactgtacaacacctctctagggaggtggggggggggggacaaaggaggacggtctgcaggacagataataaagcacacagtgcactttagactaagctactggagttaccctgcactatactcacttttaacagttttcttcatctccttgtatttttatatctggtatattttttgtactttgcactactaactttttttactgtctttttactaacatgttttgctatatggaactgtgatgctggaaacttgaatttccctctggatcaataaagttacaatctatctatctatctatctatctatctatctatctatctatctatctaaacacATGAAAGACACatgaaaattattaataaaacgtgaaataatagttaaaaaaatgaaaaatatgtgataaatgtctggaaaatatcccaaaaatacagtaaaatatgtgaaaactatacaaaataacatttattagtaaagaggactttctacaagctgaaagcatgaaaaaacattcagtcatatagagtatctatctatctatctatctatctatctatctatctatctatctatctatctatctatctatctatctatctaattttCAAAAATGGAGGCAGAGTGAGACCTCTACCCCTTTTTTGACCAAACCACTATCCAAAAAACCCCGCGAGAGTTCACGCAGCTTGGTGAAATCTCGCGTCTCTCCAAGAAGACGCGCTAAGCTTCAGACTGGTGTAAATCAGCTCATATTGACTTTAATTGATCATTTATAGAGATATCGATCAGCAGCGAGGCTGAACCCGGGTGAGCAGCAGCCGCGGAGATCAGCGGAGAACCTCTGACTGGAGCTGTTCTGGAGATATTGATGTAAACTACGTTAGCATGCTCTGCTTCCGGAGCTACCTGCTAGCTGCTcggctgttgttgctgttgattcTGACTGTAGCTAGGAGGCTGTTCCAGTGAGGCTGTTTAGTGAGGCTGTTCCAGTGAGGCTGTTTAAGTGAGGCTGCTGActctctgtgtttcttcttcaggGTTTAAGGTTCTTCTGACTGAAAGATGTCTGACAGCGATGACAGCGACTTCTCCGACAACCAGAGTGGAGGAAGCAGCGACGGAgaggccgaggaggtggaggacaACGAGGTGAGCTAAGCTAACTGATGCTAACCGCTAAGCTAACTGATACTAGCTGCTCAGTGATGCTAGCTGCTCAGTGATGCTAGCTGCTCAGTGATGCTAGCTGCTCAGTGATGCTAGCTGCTAAGCTAAGTGATGCTAGCTGCTAAGCTAAGTGATGCTAGCTGCTAAGCTAAGTGATGCTAGCTGCTTAGCTAAGTGATGCTAGCTGCCCAGTGATGATAAGCTCAGTGGTGCTAGCTGCTAATCTAAGTGATGCTAGCTGCTAAGTGATGCTAGTTTCTAAgtgatgctaagctaagtgATGCTAGCTGCTAAGCTAAGTGATGCTAGCTGCTAAGCTAAGTGATGCTAGCTGCTAAGTGATGCTAGTTGCTAAgtgatgctaagctaagtgATGCTAGCTGCTAAGCTAAGTGATGCTAGCTGCTAAGCTAAgtgatgctaagctaagtgatgctaagctaagtgATGCTAGCTGCTAAGCTAAgtgatgctaagctaagtgatgctaagctaagtgATGCTAGCTGGCTGCAGGTAAACATTGTGATTTAAAGTGGAACAAAGTGTCAGAAGATAACAGCACTAAACCTCTGGTGGATATAAACGCTGCAGACGTCTGTTATTAATGTTTGACTAATACTAATCTAATggaatgatatatatatatatatatatatatatatatatatatatatatatatatatatatatagtagaacattcacaggggacatttttaTACTTGTATTATACTTAAAGttacatacttttactaaagtaacaTTTTCTCATCAGGACTTTAtctttacagtgtagtactttgacttcaggacagg
The Sebastes fasciatus isolate fSebFas1 chromosome 7, fSebFas1.pri, whole genome shotgun sequence genome window above contains:
- the triap1 gene encoding TP53-regulated inhibitor of apoptosis 1, whose amino-acid sequence is MNSVGEACTELKREYDQCFNRWFAEQFLKGDRSGDPCTESFKSYQRCVQTAIRDKDIPVDGLDFMGPNKDKPES